The Enteractinococcus fodinae genome has a segment encoding these proteins:
- a CDS encoding acetoacetate--CoA ligase produces MMQPQIPPVTWRPTDPRDTEMFRFAQWVTTQRGVDLGPLTDATGNVSEQLYRNLHAWSIAELAEFWDAVREYFGVLGEDFNTPILPNAAMPGATWYPEASVNYAENVLERTRDLVDQDATAILTIDEDDETESLSWYYLRTRVHGLAEQLRELGVQAGDRVAAVLPNNASAIIGLLAAATIGAVWTINSPDLSVTATLARLRQLEPKVLITATGYTYNGRWIDRTDYNVELLTGLPSVQRHLDIEHFRTAPVNGPERYYPLAFDHPLWILFSSGTTGDPKGIVHGHGGMLLEALKSKALHQDMTLDDRYYVSANTSWMVWNTLSHALACGASVVVYGGSPQVHAPDRQFEVIAKTGATRFAVGAPYLTMVERSGLSPGQRWDLSGLKSILSTAAPLPESTWRWVHEHVSPTVRLGSDSGGTDICSGFIGSNPLEPVHLGELQGPMLGVAARSFDDDGHEIFDAVGELVITQPMPSMPAYLWDDSEDEHRYRESYFERFPTVDQYPDGVWAQGDWVTQTSRGSFIVHGRSDATLNRDGVRLGTAELYAALGDVAEIVESTVIGVEQPDGGYWMPLFVQLADDVELTPELEQRIKDTLRRQASARHVPDEIIQVAAIPLTHSGKGIEVPLKKLFSGRGAANAINEDAIANPEALAEFVELAEQRLSSQS; encoded by the coding sequence ATGATGCAGCCCCAAATACCACCGGTTACCTGGCGCCCAACTGACCCTCGCGACACCGAGATGTTCCGCTTCGCTCAGTGGGTCACGACCCAGCGCGGGGTGGATCTCGGCCCGTTGACGGATGCCACGGGCAATGTGTCCGAGCAGTTGTATCGGAACCTGCACGCCTGGTCGATCGCCGAGCTAGCGGAGTTTTGGGATGCGGTGCGCGAGTACTTCGGGGTGCTGGGTGAGGACTTTAACACCCCGATTCTGCCGAACGCGGCCATGCCCGGAGCCACATGGTACCCCGAGGCGAGCGTGAACTATGCCGAAAACGTTTTGGAACGCACCCGCGATCTAGTCGACCAGGATGCCACGGCGATCCTGACGATCGATGAGGACGATGAAACCGAATCACTGTCGTGGTACTATCTTCGCACCCGGGTCCACGGACTGGCCGAACAACTCCGTGAGCTCGGGGTACAAGCCGGCGACCGCGTCGCTGCGGTGTTGCCGAATAATGCCTCGGCCATCATCGGACTGCTGGCGGCCGCGACCATCGGCGCGGTGTGGACCATCAACTCCCCGGATCTCTCCGTGACCGCCACGCTGGCCCGGCTGCGGCAGCTGGAACCAAAGGTGTTGATCACCGCGACGGGGTATACCTATAACGGCCGGTGGATTGACCGCACCGATTACAACGTCGAACTGCTCACCGGGCTGCCCAGCGTGCAGCGCCACTTAGACATTGAACATTTCCGCACCGCCCCCGTCAACGGCCCCGAACGCTACTACCCGCTCGCGTTTGACCACCCATTGTGGATCCTCTTTTCCTCGGGCACGACCGGTGACCCCAAAGGTATCGTTCACGGCCACGGCGGGATGCTGCTCGAAGCACTCAAGAGCAAAGCCCTCCACCAGGACATGACACTCGATGACCGCTACTACGTGTCAGCTAATACCTCGTGGATGGTGTGGAATACGTTATCGCATGCCCTGGCGTGTGGTGCATCGGTCGTGGTCTACGGTGGTTCGCCCCAGGTGCACGCCCCCGACCGGCAGTTTGAGGTCATCGCGAAAACCGGCGCGACCCGGTTCGCGGTCGGTGCGCCCTATCTGACCATGGTCGAACGCTCCGGGTTATCCCCCGGCCAGCGCTGGGATCTGAGCGGACTGAAATCCATCTTGTCCACGGCCGCACCCCTACCCGAGTCAACCTGGCGCTGGGTGCACGAACACGTCAGCCCAACCGTCCGCCTCGGCTCCGATTCCGGCGGCACCGACATCTGTTCAGGATTCATCGGCTCCAACCCACTAGAACCCGTTCACTTGGGTGAGCTCCAGGGTCCGATGCTCGGCGTGGCTGCTCGGTCCTTCGACGATGACGGCCACGAGATCTTCGACGCGGTCGGCGAGCTGGTCATCACCCAACCCATGCCCTCGATGCCCGCCTACCTCTGGGATGACAGCGAAGATGAGCACCGCTATCGCGAGTCCTATTTCGAGCGCTTCCCCACCGTGGACCAATATCCCGATGGGGTATGGGCCCAAGGTGACTGGGTGACCCAGACCTCGCGCGGCAGTTTTATTGTCCACGGCCGTTCGGATGCGACGCTGAATCGCGACGGCGTACGCCTGGGCACCGCGGAACTCTATGCCGCGCTGGGCGACGTTGCAGAGATTGTAGAGTCCACGGTCATCGGTGTGGAGCAGCCCGACGGCGGGTACTGGATGCCGTTGTTTGTGCAGTTGGCCGACGATGTTGAGCTCACCCCAGAGCTCGAGCAGCGCATCAAGGATACGCTTCGGAGGCAGGCATCAGCACGTCACGTGCCCGATGAAATCATTCAGGTTGCGGCTATCCCGTTGACCCACAGCGGCAAGGGGATCGAGGTGCCACTTAAGAAGCTGTTCTCCGGCCGGGGCGCTGCCAACGCAATTAACGAGGATGCCATCGCGAACCCCGAGGCGCTAGCCGAGTTCGTGGAGCTGGCTGAGCAGCGCCTGTCCTCGCAATCATGA
- a CDS encoding amidase, translating to MTDHRETLSTLGTKFRNGTTTAVEASRTARQAAKAAGPVFITVIDHDRAAQDSDALFSAGTPRSALEGIPIAVKDVIDTADMRTTMGSNVYADHQPEHDAAIVAQLRRAGANIIGKANTHEFSYGIRGDTSAFGVVPNPYDESRVSGGSSSGSAAAVAQGIVPVAIGTDTAGSTRVPAALCGVVGFKPTFDLLDTDGVFPLARSFDTVGLLGTTVRDVLATLDALGLEGFEPDAEDTEQFEFRMLQGNPGLSADAEIVSPEVPLPEVLDAPAIEHPTIRGEYADFRGLFNIVRSREAYLLHEPYLETYADQYQELTLTRLRNGRDISDADVDEAQASIDEVNQLYLDTFDDHQMLLTPTVPIDAPSQNEAPGEGSEVLVSQSVIWNMLGWPAVSIPYWIPGDPLPKGLQVIGKPGRDAAVLRAGQQLEQLLAERVETMRPAQPQATELYD from the coding sequence ATGACCGATCACCGCGAGACTCTGTCAACGTTAGGTACCAAGTTTCGCAACGGCACCACGACTGCGGTCGAAGCGTCCCGCACCGCTCGCCAAGCTGCCAAAGCCGCCGGGCCGGTTTTTATCACGGTCATCGATCATGATCGCGCCGCACAAGATTCCGACGCCCTGTTTTCGGCGGGCACCCCGCGCAGTGCGCTGGAAGGCATCCCGATCGCGGTCAAAGACGTCATCGATACCGCTGATATGCGCACCACCATGGGCTCCAATGTCTATGCCGATCACCAACCCGAACACGATGCAGCGATTGTCGCCCAGCTACGCCGAGCCGGCGCCAATATAATCGGCAAGGCCAATACGCACGAATTTTCCTACGGCATTCGCGGCGATACCAGCGCGTTTGGAGTGGTCCCAAATCCTTACGACGAGAGCCGGGTCTCGGGTGGTTCCAGCTCGGGTTCGGCAGCGGCGGTTGCTCAGGGCATCGTGCCGGTGGCAATCGGCACGGATACCGCCGGCTCTACTCGAGTCCCAGCAGCTTTATGCGGTGTGGTGGGATTCAAACCAACCTTCGACCTACTCGACACCGATGGCGTGTTCCCGCTAGCACGGTCTTTTGACACCGTGGGGTTATTGGGCACCACGGTGCGCGACGTGCTGGCAACGCTGGATGCGCTGGGGCTGGAAGGCTTCGAACCGGACGCGGAAGATACTGAGCAGTTCGAGTTTCGGATGCTCCAAGGCAACCCTGGTTTGAGTGCGGATGCTGAAATCGTCTCGCCGGAAGTCCCCCTGCCGGAAGTACTGGATGCCCCAGCTATTGAGCACCCAACGATTCGTGGTGAATACGCTGACTTCCGGGGCCTGTTCAATATTGTGCGCAGTCGCGAAGCGTATCTGCTGCATGAACCGTATCTGGAAACCTACGCTGATCAGTACCAAGAGCTGACCCTGACCCGACTGCGAAACGGGCGCGATATCTCCGATGCCGACGTCGACGAAGCGCAGGCCAGTATCGACGAGGTCAATCAGCTCTACCTGGACACGTTCGATGATCACCAGATGCTGCTGACACCAACCGTGCCCATTGATGCTCCTTCACAGAATGAGGCACCGGGCGAGGGCTCCGAAGTACTCGTGTCCCAGTCGGTGATTTGGAATATGTTGGGCTGGCCCGCGGTCTCCATCCCCTATTGGATCCCCGGTGATCCCCTACCCAAAGGGCTGCAAGTGATCGGCAAACCCGGACGCGATGCTGCGGTGCTGCGAGCCGGACAACAACTTGAGCAACTGCTCGCCGAGCGCGTTGAAACCATGCGCCCCGCACAGCCACAAGCAACAGAGCTATACGACTAA
- a CDS encoding DUF4282 domain-containing protein: MVVIGLWALFGWLIGSIVLMTQEPLVGLLGLLLGWIPMLLVLIFARLTLEFYVAMARTAQNTAGTRMELERMRSFNG; the protein is encoded by the coding sequence ATGGTGGTTATCGGGCTCTGGGCACTGTTCGGGTGGCTCATCGGCTCGATCGTGTTGATGACCCAAGAACCCCTCGTTGGGCTGCTGGGCCTTCTGCTCGGCTGGATTCCGATGCTCTTAGTACTGATCTTCGCCCGGCTGACCCTTGAGTTCTACGTTGCCATGGCACGCACCGCGCAGAATACCGCGGGTACTCGGATGGAATTGGAGCGCATGCGCTCGTTCAACGGCTAG